A DNA window from Mucilaginibacter xinganensis contains the following coding sequences:
- a CDS encoding IscS subfamily cysteine desulfurase, with product MNLPIYLDNNATTPMDPRVLEAMLPYFNEKFGNAASRNHPFGWVAEEGVDYAREQVAKLIGASDKEIIFTSGATESDNLAIKGVFEMYKEKGNHIITTVTEHKAVLDACKHVEKLGGRVTYLPVKEDGILDLEVLEQAMTNDTILVSVMYGNNEIGVIQPIKEISAIAHKYGALFMTDAVQAVGKIPVDVNRDGIDLLALSAHKIYGPKGVGALYVRRKGPRVKVTAQMDGGGHERGMRSGTLNVPGIVGLGKACELCGLEMESEAKRLSIMRDRLQAELTQLEESYVNGNIEHRLPHVANISFKYVEGEGLMMAMKDLAVSSGSACTSASLEPSYVLKSLGLSDDLAHSSIRFGLGRFTTDEEVDYAVEVTKKAVTHLRELSPLWEMFKEGIDLDSIEWAEH from the coding sequence ATGAATCTTCCGATATATTTGGATAATAACGCTACTACTCCAATGGACCCACGGGTACTTGAAGCCATGTTGCCTTATTTTAATGAAAAATTTGGTAATGCTGCAAGCCGGAACCATCCGTTTGGCTGGGTAGCTGAAGAAGGTGTTGATTACGCCCGCGAGCAGGTTGCTAAATTAATTGGTGCCAGCGATAAGGAAATTATTTTTACATCAGGTGCTACTGAGTCAGACAACCTTGCTATTAAAGGTGTGTTTGAGATGTACAAAGAAAAAGGCAACCACATTATAACCACGGTTACAGAGCATAAAGCCGTGCTTGACGCCTGTAAACACGTTGAAAAACTGGGTGGCCGTGTTACCTATCTGCCTGTTAAGGAAGACGGCATATTAGACCTTGAAGTACTTGAACAAGCCATGACCAACGATACCATCCTGGTATCTGTAATGTATGGCAATAATGAAATTGGCGTTATACAGCCAATAAAAGAAATTTCAGCTATAGCCCACAAATACGGCGCTTTGTTTATGACAGACGCAGTACAGGCAGTTGGCAAAATCCCGGTTGATGTTAACCGCGATGGAATTGACCTGTTGGCATTATCGGCACACAAAATATACGGACCTAAAGGCGTGGGTGCATTATATGTGCGCCGTAAAGGCCCAAGGGTTAAAGTTACTGCCCAAATGGACGGTGGCGGCCACGAACGCGGCATGCGCTCAGGAACATTAAATGTACCCGGCATAGTTGGTCTTGGTAAAGCATGTGAACTTTGCGGACTGGAAATGGAAAGCGAAGCAAAACGCCTGTCAATTATGCGGGACAGGTTACAGGCAGAGTTAACCCAGCTGGAAGAAAGCTATGTGAACGGTAATATAGAACACCGCCTGCCACATGTGGCCAACATCTCATTCAAATACGTTGAAGGCGAAGGCTTAATGATGGCAATGAAAGATCTGGCTGTATCTTCAGGATCAGCATGTACTTCAGCTTCTTTGGAACCATCTTATGTGCTAAAGAGCTTAGGTCTATCAGATGACCTGGCACATTCCTCTATCCGCTTTGGCTTAGGCAGGTTTACTACTGACGAAGAAGTGGATTATGCTGTTGAAGTAACCAAAAAGGCAGTTACCCACCTCCGCGAACTTTCTCCGCTTTGGGAGATGTTTAAAGAAGGAATTGACCTTGACTCAATTGAATGGGCTGAACACTAA
- the prmA gene encoding 50S ribosomal protein L11 methyltransferase, with translation MNYYELLFTTITTEDYQQDLLINALGEIGFDTFEELDFGFKAYIPVDDFNRELLDEMLLSYRDLFAFSYEVTLIPQKNWNEVWESNFEPIEIGNQIFVRATFHQPKSQFPYEIVIDPKMAFGTGHHQTTAMMLELVLENEFAGKKVLDMGCGTGILAIMASKLGAAEITAIDYDPICYASTIENAQLNHIENITALCGSKEVVPEESFDIILANINRNILIDQMERYSQVLKTDGEIYFSGFYEAPDLDIITEEARKYGLKYISHKKNKDWVAAKFVK, from the coding sequence ATGAACTATTACGAATTGCTTTTTACTACCATAACTACCGAAGACTATCAACAGGACCTTTTGATAAACGCTTTGGGCGAAATTGGTTTTGATACTTTTGAAGAGCTTGATTTTGGTTTTAAGGCGTATATTCCTGTTGATGATTTTAACCGGGAACTGCTGGATGAGATGCTACTGTCTTACCGTGACTTGTTTGCTTTTAGTTATGAAGTAACGCTGATCCCGCAAAAGAACTGGAACGAGGTTTGGGAGAGCAATTTTGAACCGATAGAAATTGGCAATCAAATTTTTGTGCGGGCTACCTTTCATCAGCCAAAGTCCCAATTTCCTTATGAGATAGTTATCGACCCTAAAATGGCCTTCGGTACAGGGCACCATCAAACCACGGCTATGATGCTGGAACTTGTACTTGAAAATGAGTTTGCCGGCAAAAAAGTGCTGGACATGGGCTGCGGAACCGGTATTTTGGCTATCATGGCTTCAAAATTAGGTGCTGCGGAAATTACCGCTATTGACTACGACCCAATTTGCTATGCAAGCACCATTGAAAACGCCCAGCTAAATCATATAGAAAATATCACTGCACTTTGCGGCTCGAAAGAAGTTGTCCCGGAGGAAAGTTTTGATATTATTTTAGCCAATATTAACCGCAATATTCTTATTGACCAGATGGAGCGCTACAGCCAGGTGTTGAAAACCGATGGTGAAATATATTTCAGCGGATTCTATGAAGCCCCAGACCTTGACATCATTACCGAAGAGGCCCGCAAATATGGACTGAAGTACATCAGCCATAAAAAAAATAAAGACTGGGTAGCTGCGAAATTTGTAAAATAG
- the scpB gene encoding SMC-Scp complex subunit ScpB, producing MDNIEQYIEALIFASEQSIRTEEILYCLQSAFNQDFSEDEINRCIQNITDKYNDKQFAIEIVKISNGYQFLTKKDYHQVISLLQAQRSKKKLSQAALETLAIIAYKQPVTKPDIEQIRGVNCDYSIQKLLEKELIAIVGKSEALGKPILYGTSSLFMDYFGINSISELPQMKDFTDNTVSIGEQSE from the coding sequence ATGGACAACATCGAACAGTATATAGAAGCACTTATATTCGCATCTGAACAAAGCATCCGTACCGAGGAGATCCTTTACTGCCTGCAATCAGCTTTTAACCAGGATTTTAGTGAGGATGAAATAAACAGGTGCATCCAAAATATTACTGATAAATACAACGATAAGCAATTTGCCATTGAGATAGTTAAAATAAGCAACGGCTATCAATTTTTAACAAAAAAAGACTACCACCAGGTAATCAGCCTCCTTCAGGCGCAGCGCTCAAAAAAGAAACTGAGCCAGGCCGCCCTGGAAACACTCGCTATTATCGCCTACAAACAACCGGTAACCAAACCCGATATTGAACAAATTCGTGGGGTAAACTGCGACTACTCCATTCAAAAGTTACTGGAGAAAGAATTGATTGCCATTGTAGGCAAATCAGAAGCGTTAGGCAAGCCCATACTGTATGGTACCAGCAGTCTTTTCATGGATTATTTTGGCATAAATAGCATTAGTGAATTGCCTCAAATGAAAGATTTTACCGATAATACCGTTTCCATTGGCGAACAATCGGAATAA
- a CDS encoding HesB/IscA family protein — protein MITITDKAKSKIDHLMQDSGLDASYFLRVSVQGGGCSGLSYNLDFDNEMKKGDQFFEDRDIRIALDMKSFLYLAGTELDFSDGLNGKGFNFHNPNASRTCGCGESFSV, from the coding sequence ATGATAACAATAACTGACAAAGCAAAAAGCAAAATAGATCACCTGATGCAGGATTCGGGGCTGGATGCTTCGTATTTTCTAAGGGTATCTGTTCAGGGGGGTGGATGCTCAGGCTTATCATACAACCTTGATTTTGATAACGAAATGAAAAAGGGAGATCAATTTTTTGAAGATCGCGATATTCGTATTGCCCTCGACATGAAATCATTCCTATACCTTGCCGGTACTGAACTTGATTTTTCTGACGGATTAAACGGCAAAGGATTTAATTTTCATAACCCTAACGCAAGCAGAACCTGCGGCTGCGGAGAAAGTTTTTCGGTATAA
- a CDS encoding N-acetyltransferase codes for MIITEVKDKATKKTFLDTARIIYKNDPIWVCPLDNDIEAVFDPAKNNFHKDGKCTRWVLTDADGKLIGRVAAFINNKKAYNYDQPTGGMGFFECINNKEAAFLLFDTAKTWLKQNGMQAMDGPINFGENDNFWGLLVEGFIPPSYGMNYNPPYYQALFENYGFKTLYAQITNHLDILKPFPERFYKIAKWVTQKPGYEFKHLKAGEIEKFAADFMEIYNDAWKDFENFVPITHATIAESFKKMKAIMDENLIWFAYINNEPAAFMIILPDANPMIKSLKGKLNLVGKLKFLYNKWKGVSRMRAVVMGTKQKFQNHGVESALFITLGEYVLPLNQYTELELSWVGDFNDKMIAMHKAMGAQFGKRHLTMRYIFE; via the coding sequence ATGATTATAACTGAAGTAAAGGATAAAGCCACAAAAAAAACATTTTTAGATACCGCCAGGATAATTTATAAAAACGACCCAATCTGGGTTTGCCCGCTTGATAACGATATTGAGGCGGTTTTTGATCCGGCTAAAAACAATTTTCATAAAGATGGAAAATGCACCCGCTGGGTACTTACCGATGCTGACGGGAAATTAATCGGTCGCGTGGCGGCTTTTATAAATAATAAAAAAGCCTATAATTACGACCAACCAACCGGCGGTATGGGCTTCTTTGAATGTATAAACAATAAGGAGGCTGCATTTTTATTGTTTGATACCGCTAAGACGTGGTTGAAGCAGAATGGAATGCAGGCCATGGACGGGCCGATAAACTTTGGTGAAAATGATAATTTCTGGGGACTGTTGGTTGAAGGATTTATCCCTCCCTCCTACGGGATGAATTATAATCCGCCCTATTACCAGGCACTTTTTGAAAACTATGGCTTTAAAACACTTTATGCGCAAATAACTAACCATTTAGATATTTTAAAGCCATTCCCTGAACGATTTTACAAAATAGCAAAATGGGTTACACAAAAGCCGGGATATGAATTTAAACACTTAAAAGCAGGTGAAATTGAAAAGTTTGCAGCCGATTTTATGGAGATTTATAACGATGCATGGAAAGATTTTGAAAATTTTGTCCCGATCACACATGCAACCATTGCCGAAAGCTTTAAAAAAATGAAAGCCATTATGGACGAAAACCTGATCTGGTTTGCGTATATTAATAATGAACCCGCGGCGTTTATGATCATCCTGCCTGACGCAAACCCAATGATAAAGTCTTTAAAGGGCAAGCTCAACCTGGTTGGCAAACTTAAATTTCTATATAATAAATGGAAAGGGGTGTCTCGGATGCGGGCAGTTGTGATGGGGACCAAACAAAAATTTCAGAACCATGGTGTAGAGTCTGCGCTATTCATAACGCTGGGAGAATATGTTTTACCTTTAAATCAGTACACCGAACTTGAATTATCCTGGGTTGGCGATTTTAACGATAAAATGATTGCCATGCACAAGGCTATGGGAGCACAATTTGGCAAACGACATTTAACGATGCGTTATATATTTGAGTAA
- the iscU gene encoding Fe-S cluster assembly scaffold IscU: MAYSEKVIDHYTNPRNVGTLDKSNHKVGTGLVGAPECGDVMRLQIQVDDNNMITDAKFKTFGCGSAIASSSLATEWLKGKSIDDAMKIDNMDIVEELALPPVKIHCSVLAEDAIKAAINDYRVKNGMAPIESEKVHH; the protein is encoded by the coding sequence ATGGCTTATTCAGAAAAAGTAATCGATCATTACACCAACCCCCGCAATGTGGGCACTTTAGACAAAAGTAACCACAAAGTAGGTACCGGTTTGGTTGGTGCCCCTGAATGCGGCGACGTTATGCGCCTGCAGATCCAGGTTGATGACAACAATATGATCACCGATGCTAAATTTAAAACTTTTGGCTGCGGTTCGGCAATTGCATCATCATCATTAGCTACAGAATGGCTTAAAGGCAAAAGCATTGACGATGCCATGAAGATTGACAACATGGACATTGTTGAAGAATTAGCATTGCCACCGGTAAAAATTCACTGCTCAGTATTAGCGGAAGATGCTATTAAAGCAGCAATTAATGATTACCGCGTAAAAAACGGTATGGCACCAATTGAAAGCGAAAAAGTACATCACTAA
- the tpiA gene encoding triose-phosphate isomerase: protein MRKKIVAGNWKMNLDYNEGLSLFSEIINMFKDEATGKQQAVICSPFIHLHSIAQLAKGYSNIAVGAQNAHQAESGAYTGEISAKMVKSVGAAYVILGHSERRQYFGESNELLAKKTDTALKNDLTPIFCIGETLQEREANQHFDIIKSQLVEGVFHLGETEFSKLVIAYEPVWAIGTGVTASSAQAQEIHAFIRKEIAAKYNQQVADSTTILYGGSCNPKNAPELFEQPDIDGGLIGGASLKSRDFIDIVKVFN, encoded by the coding sequence ATGAGAAAAAAAATTGTTGCCGGAAACTGGAAAATGAACCTCGACTATAACGAAGGTTTAAGCTTGTTTTCTGAAATAATAAACATGTTTAAAGACGAGGCTACCGGTAAACAACAGGCCGTTATTTGCAGCCCTTTTATTCACTTGCACAGCATAGCGCAACTGGCAAAAGGCTATAGCAACATAGCTGTGGGTGCGCAGAACGCACACCAGGCTGAATCAGGCGCATATACAGGCGAGATTTCGGCAAAAATGGTAAAGTCTGTTGGTGCTGCTTATGTTATTTTGGGGCACTCGGAGCGCCGCCAGTATTTTGGCGAAAGCAATGAACTGCTGGCAAAAAAGACGGATACCGCTTTAAAGAACGACCTAACCCCAATTTTCTGTATAGGCGAAACTTTACAGGAAAGAGAAGCTAACCAGCATTTCGATATCATCAAAAGCCAGTTAGTTGAAGGAGTATTTCACCTGGGCGAAACGGAGTTTTCTAAATTAGTAATTGCTTATGAGCCGGTTTGGGCCATAGGGACCGGCGTAACTGCATCATCAGCGCAGGCGCAGGAGATCCACGCATTTATTCGTAAAGAGATTGCGGCAAAATACAATCAGCAGGTGGCTGACAGCACAACCATTTTATACGGTGGCAGCTGCAACCCCAAAAACGCGCCTGAGCTTTTTGAACAGCCCGATATTGACGGCGGTTTAATTGGCGGTGCATCGCTTAAATCACGCGACTTTATTGATATTGTGAAAGTATTTAATTGA
- the mce gene encoding methylmalonyl-CoA epimerase, whose product MNKIEHIGIAVNNLQSAGDIYEKLLNSPVYKIEEILSEGVKTAFLKVGTNKIELLEASNTESPIAKFIAKKGEGIHHIAFEVDDIRAEMMRLKQEGFVLLNEEPKQGADNKLVCFVHPKSANGVLVELCQEVK is encoded by the coding sequence ATGAACAAGATAGAGCATATTGGAATTGCTGTGAACAACCTGCAAAGTGCCGGCGACATTTATGAGAAATTGCTCAACTCACCTGTTTATAAAATAGAGGAGATACTCTCTGAAGGTGTAAAAACAGCTTTTTTAAAAGTTGGCACTAATAAAATTGAGTTACTGGAAGCTTCAAATACGGAGAGCCCTATAGCCAAATTTATAGCTAAAAAAGGGGAGGGGATCCATCATATTGCGTTTGAGGTTGACGATATCAGGGCCGAAATGATGCGTTTAAAGCAGGAAGGATTCGTGTTGTTGAATGAGGAGCCAAAGCAGGGGGCAGATAATAAATTGGTGTGTTTTGTACACCCAAAAAGTGCGAATGGGGTACTGGTAGAGTTGTGCCAGGAGGTGAAATAA
- a CDS encoding type B 50S ribosomal protein L31, which produces MKKDLHPSNYRLVVFKDMSNEYSFITKSCIDSRETIKWEDGNEYPLIKLEISHTSHPFYTGKMKLVDTAGRIDKFRTRYNKK; this is translated from the coding sequence ATGAAAAAAGATCTGCACCCATCAAACTATAGGTTAGTTGTATTTAAGGATATGTCGAACGAATATTCTTTTATAACCAAATCATGCATCGATAGCCGCGAAACCATAAAATGGGAAGATGGCAATGAGTATCCGCTGATTAAATTAGAAATTTCTCATACTTCACACCCTTTTTATACTGGTAAAATGAAACTGGTTGATACTGCAGGGCGTATTGATAAATTCCGTACCCGTTACAACAAAAAGTAA
- a CDS encoding right-handed parallel beta-helix repeat-containing protein, whose protein sequence is MAVVGLSVETDNLGMRKRNYTMRGITAIMAMALFTMCAKKTAGVETGKPAGDTTIVINPTNPTDPIIDCTYTVPASQWQVDGAKIAAGSVLCIPAGKRGALLLKNLKGTADKPIIIINKGGQVTFTAAASAGYTFKTQNCQYFKIMGNGAPGIKYGLVVNGGNIGMTMDDLSSDFEIQNIEVRNSGFAGIMAKTDPTCDVTTQRGHFTMKNVFLHDNYVHKTGGEGFYVGNSFYKDGVSVACGNVLPHDVVNARIYNNITDSTGCEGIQVGSAVSGCEIYGNTVKSPGRTPFASGQNNGIQIGEGTGGKCYNNLIKNAPGNGIIVLGLGDNLVFNNYILNSGDNGIFADSRYTPGPGFRFINNTIVAPASDGIKLDSETIPMNTVINNVIINPGSGTAVFKKSSIVKVTVSYNYTNKDINTCRFIDYPNGDFHLQSSSPLINAGADVSSYGVVFDFYNSTRPSGNGFDIGATEFK, encoded by the coding sequence ATGGCTGTTGTCGGCCTTTCAGTTGAAACGGATAATTTGGGAATGAGGAAAAGGAATTATACGATGCGCGGAATAACAGCGATAATGGCCATGGCATTATTTACGATGTGTGCCAAAAAAACTGCTGGAGTTGAAACGGGAAAACCGGCCGGCGATACAACAATTGTCATCAATCCCACAAATCCCACCGATCCTATAATTGATTGTACTTACACGGTACCTGCATCGCAATGGCAGGTTGACGGCGCTAAAATAGCTGCCGGGTCTGTTTTATGTATTCCTGCCGGAAAAAGAGGTGCGTTACTGTTGAAAAATCTTAAAGGTACCGCCGACAAACCAATTATTATTATAAATAAAGGTGGGCAGGTGACTTTTACCGCTGCTGCCAGCGCCGGTTACACGTTTAAAACACAAAATTGCCAGTACTTTAAAATAATGGGTAATGGTGCTCCCGGCATAAAGTATGGGTTGGTGGTAAATGGCGGTAACATTGGCATGACGATGGATGACCTTAGTTCGGATTTCGAAATTCAAAATATTGAAGTACGAAATAGTGGGTTTGCAGGTATCATGGCAAAAACAGATCCTACCTGCGATGTTACAACACAACGCGGCCATTTCACTATGAAAAATGTTTTTCTGCACGACAATTATGTACATAAAACCGGTGGCGAAGGCTTTTACGTAGGGAATTCCTTCTATAAAGATGGGGTGTCCGTGGCTTGTGGCAACGTTTTGCCCCACGATGTGGTGAATGCCAGGATCTACAATAACATTACCGATTCTACCGGTTGCGAGGGCATCCAGGTTGGCAGCGCTGTTTCCGGATGCGAGATTTACGGCAACACCGTTAAATCACCGGGGAGGACGCCTTTTGCCAGTGGTCAGAACAATGGGATTCAAATAGGCGAGGGTACGGGCGGAAAATGCTACAACAATCTTATTAAGAACGCACCCGGCAACGGCATTATAGTGCTGGGGCTCGGCGATAACCTGGTGTTTAATAACTATATCCTCAATTCGGGGGATAACGGCATTTTTGCAGATTCAAGATATACGCCCGGTCCTGGTTTTAGGTTCATAAACAATACCATCGTTGCCCCGGCGTCAGACGGTATTAAATTAGATTCCGAAACCATCCCGATGAATACCGTTATTAATAATGTGATCATAAATCCGGGGTCAGGCACCGCGGTGTTTAAAAAGAGCAGCATCGTTAAGGTAACAGTATCATACAATTACACTAATAAGGACATTAATACCTGCAGATTTATCGACTATCCTAACGGCGACTTTCATTTACAATCCTCATCCCCGCTTATCAATGCCGGGGCTGATGTGTCATCGTATGGGGTAGTTTTTGACTTTTATAATAGTACACGCCCATCGGGTAATGGTTTTGATATTGGGGCGACGGAATTTAAATAA
- a CDS encoding universal stress protein, with amino-acid sequence MKTYLVPIDFSETAAHAAEFAAALSHQTEVEHIVLLNAYYVSVYETMLPNPDMVLVTEEEVERNAAERQKKLEDFKQELQKKVRPGVQISTRLNRTHLVRAVVENIASKKAGLVIIGSRGNSSNDDAKIGSHVADISKISSVPVIVVPPACAIEQIKRVVVACDFNKVTYVGPLEPLLALLKRRAFEPLVVNISNRGANKDAEKIAKQTVLYEALMPYYPKYYFIENSDIINGILLFAKKSDAQIVIALPHKYSFLQSLLHTSVSKQLLESSAVPVLLLK; translated from the coding sequence ATGAAAACATATCTTGTTCCAATTGATTTTTCGGAAACCGCGGCTCATGCCGCTGAATTTGCTGCTGCCTTAAGCCACCAAACTGAGGTTGAGCATATCGTTTTGCTTAATGCATATTATGTATCCGTTTATGAAACAATGCTGCCCAATCCGGATATGGTGTTGGTAACGGAAGAAGAAGTTGAACGTAACGCTGCTGAAAGACAAAAAAAACTGGAAGATTTTAAACAAGAACTGCAAAAGAAAGTAAGGCCTGGTGTGCAAATAAGCACCCGTTTAAATCGCACACATTTGGTACGTGCTGTTGTTGAGAATATTGCCAGTAAAAAAGCAGGCCTGGTGATTATAGGAAGCAGGGGAAATAGCAGTAACGATGACGCTAAGATAGGCAGCCACGTAGCAGATATTTCAAAAATAAGCAGTGTTCCGGTAATTGTAGTGCCTCCCGCCTGCGCCATTGAGCAAATAAAAAGAGTTGTTGTGGCTTGCGATTTTAATAAAGTTACGTACGTGGGGCCACTGGAGCCGTTGCTGGCACTACTTAAACGAAGAGCATTTGAGCCGCTCGTAGTTAATATTTCCAATAGGGGAGCTAACAAGGATGCGGAAAAAATAGCGAAGCAAACGGTACTATATGAGGCGCTTATGCCTTATTATCCTAAGTATTATTTCATTGAAAATTCAGATATTATTAATGGAATATTGCTTTTTGCCAAGAAAAGTGACGCTCAAATAGTGATAGCACTCCCACATAAATATAGTTTCCTGCAGTCGTTGTTACATACTAGTGTTTCAAAGCAATTGCTGGAGAGTTCAGCGGTTCCTGTTTTATTATTAAAATAA
- a CDS encoding putative sugar nucleotidyl transferase: protein MAIILFDDNAHQTLLPLTFTRPVANLRIGILTIAEKWAKYLKQDTSYFTQPWLQGKFPVKIEQNNIFIFGGVCPDEQLLEAIDRLQNGEALKYGDQLLAVKLNAVDAAGFDPRNDFSSVTVLDNTPVIIRFPEDIFRKNDIELRKDYKLLTNGRSSASIGATNIIIGDDFFAEEGAIADCSTFNTTNGPIYLAANTEVWEGTHIRGAFAICEHSQVKMGAKIYGATTVGPYSRVGGELNNAVIWGYSSKGHEGYLGNAVMGEWCNIGADSNNSNLKNNYDDVKLWDYTAQRFRKTGLQFCGLIMADHAKCAINTMFNTGTVVGVSANVFGAGFPRNFVPDFSWGGAQGYEVYSIKKMFDTAEKVFARRDHREFDDNEKHILKTVFELTEEFRRF, encoded by the coding sequence ATGGCAATTATCTTATTCGACGATAACGCACATCAAACGCTTCTACCCTTAACTTTTACCCGCCCTGTTGCCAACCTGCGCATCGGCATCCTTACTATTGCCGAAAAGTGGGCCAAATACTTAAAACAGGATACTTCTTATTTTACCCAACCCTGGCTGCAGGGCAAGTTTCCGGTAAAAATTGAGCAGAATAACATCTTTATTTTTGGTGGTGTTTGCCCGGATGAACAATTGCTCGAAGCCATTGACCGCCTGCAAAATGGTGAGGCTTTAAAATATGGAGATCAACTGCTTGCCGTTAAATTAAATGCTGTTGACGCAGCCGGTTTCGATCCGCGTAATGATTTTTCATCTGTCACTGTTTTAGATAATACCCCGGTGATTATCAGATTTCCGGAGGATATTTTCAGAAAGAACGATATAGAACTCCGCAAGGATTATAAATTACTTACCAACGGGCGCAGCAGCGCTTCAATTGGTGCTACTAATATTATAATAGGCGACGATTTTTTTGCTGAAGAAGGAGCCATTGCCGATTGCTCAACCTTTAATACCACAAATGGCCCCATTTACCTGGCCGCTAATACCGAGGTTTGGGAAGGTACCCATATTCGTGGAGCTTTTGCCATTTGCGAGCATTCGCAGGTTAAGATGGGGGCCAAGATCTACGGCGCAACAACCGTGGGCCCTTATTCAAGGGTTGGCGGCGAATTGAATAACGCGGTTATCTGGGGTTATTCATCAAAAGGCCACGAAGGGTATCTTGGGAATGCCGTAATGGGCGAGTGGTGCAATATCGGCGCCGATTCCAATAACTCCAACCTTAAAAATAACTATGATGATGTGAAGCTGTGGGATTATACCGCACAACGCTTTAGAAAAACAGGACTGCAGTTTTGCGGCCTCATCATGGCTGATCATGCCAAATGCGCCATCAACACCATGTTTAACACGGGTACGGTGGTAGGTGTAAGTGCCAATGTTTTTGGCGCAGGCTTCCCGCGGAATTTTGTTCCTGATTTTTCATGGGGCGGTGCGCAGGGTTATGAAGTTTATTCCATCAAAAAAATGTTTGATACCGCCGAAAAGGTTTTTGCCCGCCGGGATCACCGCGAATTTGATGATAATGAAAAGCACATATTAAAAACCGTATTTGAACTAACTGAAGAATTCAGAAGGTTTTAG
- a CDS encoding helix-turn-helix domain-containing protein, translating into MKTLGKKIRLLRHQKGWSQEDVAKRLDISIPAFSKIETGITDINLSRLEQIATLFEMTVVQLLTFTDSEQDQKAINELETINKKLMDRETEVIDLQKKVIELFEELRHNRVTA; encoded by the coding sequence ATGAAGACACTCGGAAAAAAAATCAGGTTACTACGCCACCAGAAAGGATGGAGCCAGGAAGATGTAGCTAAAAGATTGGATATTTCTATTCCGGCTTTTTCGAAAATTGAAACAGGAATTACTGATATCAATTTATCAAGGTTAGAACAGATAGCTACGCTGTTTGAAATGACGGTAGTTCAGTTACTTACGTTTACCGATTCAGAGCAGGATCAAAAAGCGATTAATGAATTGGAGACCATTAACAAAAAATTAATGGATCGCGAAACAGAAGTTATCGATTTACAAAAAAAGGTCATTGAATTATTTGAAGAGTTAAGGCATAACCGGGTAACCGCCTGA